The Actinoplanes sp. N902-109 genomic interval TTCGAGCACCATCGAGCGGACCTGGTCGGCAACGAAGGTGGCGCGGCCCCAGCCGTCCAGCGAGCCGAAGGCGTCGCGGTAGCCGGTGAGCAGGCCCTTGGCCACCAGCTGCAGCAGCACCGTGTTGTCACCCTCGAACGTGGTGAACACGTCGGTGTCGGCCTTGAGACCGGGCAGCCTGTTCTCGGCCAGGTAGCCCGCGCCGCCGCAGGCCTCGCGGCAGGCCTGGATGGTGCGGGTGGCGTGCCAGGTCTGCGCGGCCTTGAGCCCGGCCGCCCGGGACTCGAGCTCGCGCTGGCGGTGTTCAGCCACCGGGGCGACCGCGGTCTGCACCTCGTGCAGGGCGGTGACGAGTTCCTCCTGCGCGAAGGTCAGCGCGTACGTGGTCGCCAGTGCGGTCAGCAACGTGCGCTGATGGGCGAGGTAGTCGTTCAGGGCCACCTCGCGCCGTTCGCCCGGGGCGGTGAACTGTCGCCGGGTCTCGCCGTAGCGGACGGCGATGGTCAGCGCGCTCTTGGTCGCCGCGGTTGCCGAGCCGCCCACCACGACCCGGCCCCGGACCAGGGTGCCGAGCATGGTGAAGAAGCGGCGGGTGTCGTTCTCGATGGAGCTGGTGTAGGTGCCGTCGGGGGCCACCTGGCCGTACCGGTCGAGCAGCAGGTCGCGGGGCACCCGGACGTGGTCGAAGCTGAGCCGGCCGTTGTCCACGCCGAGCAGACCGGCCTTGGGACCGTCGTCGCCGATGGTGACGCCGGGCAGCGGGTTGCCGTGGCCGTCGCGGACCGGCACCAGCCAGGCGTGCACGCCGTAGCGCCGGCCGCCGGTGATGAGCTGGGCGAACACCACCGCCATGCGGCCGTCCCGGGCGGCGTTGCCGATGTAGTCCTTACGGGCGGCCTCGTGCGGGGTGTGCAGGTCGAACGTCTGCGTCTCCGGGTCGTACGTGCAGGTGGTGCGCAGCTGCTGCACGTCCGAGCCGTGGCCGGTCTCGGTCATGGCGAAGCAGCCCATCAGCTCGGTGGAGATGATGTCGCGCAGGTACGTCTCGTGCTGGCGCTGGTTGCCGAGCGCGACCACGGCGCCGCCGAACAGGCCCCACTGCACGCCGGCCTTGACCATCAGCGACAGGTCGAGCTGGGCCAGCATCTCGGCGGCCACGACCGAGCCGCCGGGGTCGGAGCCACCGCCGTACTCGGCCGGGAAGCCCGCGACCACGCCGGGGTCGGCGGGCAGCTCGGTGATCAGCCGGGAGATCCGGGCGCGGGCCTGCTCGAGGGTCTCCCCGGGCACGGCGACGAAGTGGTCACCGGCGAGCTGTTCGCGCGCCGCCCGGCGTACCCGGCCCCAGCGGCCGTCCAGCGCTTCCTGCAGAGCATGCATGGGTACAGAGCGTACCCACTTAAGGTTGCCGGTATGGGCTCAGTGAGGCGGGACACAATCGCGGCACGCCGGGCCGCGGTCGCGGCCGACGACCGCGAGCAGCGGCGCCGGCACATCGTGGAGGCGGCGGCCCGGGCGATCGAGGAGCACGGCACGGACGCCGGGCTGGCCGCCGTCGCGGATCAGGCGGGGCTGCCCCGCCCGCACGTCTACCGGCACTTCACCGGGCGCGACGAACTGGACCAGGAGGTGGCCCGGCACGCCGCCCGGCTGCTCAGCGAGTGGATCCGCCCGTCGTTGTCGGCGCGCGGCACGGCACCGCAGGTCATCGCCGGCATCGTGGGGCGGGTGCTGGACTGGGCGGTGGACCACCCCAACCTGTACCGCTTCCGGGCCCGGCTGGCGTCACCGGCGGCGGTGGGCGAGCTGGGCGACGCCGTCGCGGCGTACCTGCGGGCGGCCGGGTTCGACACGCGACCACCCGCGTACGTGCTGGCCGGCATCATCGGGCTGGTCGACGGCGGCGTCATCTGGTGGCTGGACCACCCCGGTGACCTGGGCCGGGCGGCGCTGACCGAGGGGCTGGCGGCGCAGGTGTGGCTGCTGCTGGGCGAGATGCTGCGCCGCCTCGGTCACCCGCTCGACCCCGCCACCGTGATCGCGCCGGGCTGACCGGCGGCGCTGATCAGGTTGAGCCCGGCGGTGCGGGCCAGGGTGATCCGGTCGATCTCGGTGTACGGCGTCCGGCTGCCGGGCAGGGCGTCGGCCAGGGTCCGGATCGTCATCGTGGTGCGTTGCCCGGCCGCGGCGGGCACCACGTCCACCGCGATGAAGGCGTAGGCGTCGTAGCGCACCTGCGACCAGTCCACCTCCTCGGCGACCCGGCTGCCCCGCGGGTGCCCGGCCGGCGCGAGCCCGGTGCCCGCCTTCGACCAGACGTACCCGTTGACGATGTTCTCGGTGTTGTTCTCCCGCGTGTCGGGGCCGCCGGGTGGCTGATAGTCGCGGTACCGCTGACCCTCGGGCAGTTTCTGCGCGCCCGCCGGTGTGACTCCGGGCGGCGGCGGGGCGTCAGCACCCGGTTTCGCGCGGAATGGGTAACGGGGTGCACCTCCGGACCCGACGCAGATGTACGTCACCCCGTCATCGGCCGGGCGGATGGTCGAACCGTCCGGCGCGCTCCGGGTCCGCCGCCCGTTCTTGATCGGGTCGGTGCGCTCCATCAGGTGGTTGTGCCCCTGCACCGCGAGATCGACCTGGTACCTGCTGAACAACGGGTCCAGCGCCGATCGCACACCGCCGTCGGAGGCGTGGTTGTGCGCTGTCGAATAGGCGCAGTGATGGAAGAAGGCGACGATGAAATCGACCTTGCTCGCGTAGAACGGGTCGGTGCGCCACTGCTTCAACGTCTGCTTCACCCAGGCCAGCTGGGCGCCACCGGAATAGCCGGTGTTCGTCTGGATCTCGGCTGACAGATCGTTGGCGTCGATGGAGATCACACCCACGTTGCCGTACACGAAACGGTAGACCGAGGGGCAGCCGCCGGGACCGTTCACGGGCATGTCGAGACGCTGGACCAGACCGCCGTAACCGTGCGTCGCGCTGTCGCCCAGGAAGCGCGTTTTGCCGTAGAGCGGCTCCATGTCGTGGTTGCCGGTGGCGAACATCCACGGCGTGAACGCGGCTTGCGGCTCGATCTGGTTGAGGAACACGTCCCAGACGTACGGGTTGTACCGGTTACGCCCGTGCGGAGCGAGCCCGGCCAGCGCCTTCGAGTCGTCGGCGGGCAGCCCGGAGCCGCTCGGGTTGGCGTAACAGATGTCGCCGGCGAGCAGGGTGAAAACCGGGTTCTGCGACGCCATCAGATTTGTCTGGGTCAGGGCCGGCCGGCGGTCGGTGCCCGTGCGGCCGGCGATCGGGTCGTCGTCCTCGTACAGATTGTCGAAGATCCCGGAGGGCCATTTCCCGCCCGCTTTCCGCACCACCGACGGGTCCTTGCCCCACGCATGGGCGGGATCGGTGGGCGCCGTGCTGGTGCCGACATCGGCGAACGCGGTGAAGGTGAACGGCTGCTGTGCACCGAGCTCGGCAGCGGCCGTGAAATGGGCGTCGCCGCTGACCGTGCCGTCGCTGAGCCGGATCCGGTAATAGTAGATCCCGCCGGGGCGCAGACCCTCGATCGTCGCCTTGAGATAGAACTGGCTGCCGATCGGGCCGCCCGGAATGGCGTACTGACCGACGAGGTGCTCGATGGCCGCGCCGGTGCGCGTACCGTATTGCCCGGGTGCGGCACCGACCTCGACATAGGCCCGTAGATTGCCGGGCAACCGGCCGGTCCTGCTGACCAGTTGGGCGGAGACGGCCATGCCGGGTTCGGGCACGCCGTCCTTTCCCGGTACGAACGACAAATGGCGCCCCGCCACCACGACACCCGCCGTTCCCGCAGTGCCTCCACCGGCGGCGAAAGCGGCATCGGCCAGCCGGAACTGGGCGACCGCCAGCGCGGCGGCGCCGGCCTTGAGCGCGGAGCGGCGGCTGACCCGGCGCCGATCGAGCTGCCCGGTGTTCCATTCGGTGTACTCGGCCACCGTCAGCGGCGTGTGCTTGGCATCGGTCACCTGGCCATGGTGGCGCGTGTGCGGCATTTTGTCCTGATTTCCGGCATCGGGCCGACTCAAGTGAGCCCGGTCGCGGCCGATGTACCGGATCGTGGGGCGCAAGCAGCTGGACGATCACGAGGCCGAGTACTGGGCCCGGCAGGTCCGCGTGGGCTCCTGCATCGCCGGCGTCATCACCATCGTCGGCGGGCTGCGGGTCGCTCTCGACTGGGCCGCCGCGGACCGCTGGTGGCTGATCCCCGTGCTGGCCGCGGGGCTCGTCCAGGTCTCACTGGTCGCGCTGCCGTGGAACCGTTACGTGCGCCGGCTGGGCACCCGCCGGCTGCTGGTCGGCTGGTGGGTGGCCGAGCTGCCGGTGCTCTACGCGTTCGCCCAGCGCGACTCCGACGGGCTGCTGGTCTACACCTCGGGCGTGAGCCTGGTGCTGGTGCTCGCGGCCGCGCTGTTCTCCCCGACGGTGGTGGTCGGCCTGGGGGTGCTGTCGCTCGCCGGCTTCCTGGCGCTGCTGCCGTTCGAGTCGAACCTGGAGATCATCGGCACCTTCGGGTTGCTGGCCATCCTGACCAGCATCGTCGGCGTCAACGCGATCATCGCGCACAACCGCGGCCGGCTGGACGCCCGCCGCCGCGCGGCCGAGCGCCGGCTGAGCCACCAGGCGTTCACCGACGCGCTCACCGGGCTGGCCAACCGGGCGCGGTTCCAGCAGCAGCTGGCCGACACCATCGCCGCCCGCCCCGGCCGGCCGGTCACCGTGCTGCTGGTCGACCTGGACGACTTCAAGGACATCAACGACGACCTGGGCCACAGCATCGGTGACGAACTGCTGATCACGGTGACCCAGCGGCTGCAGGAGCAGGTGCGCCCGGGTGCCGTGCTGGCCCGGCTCGGCGGCGACGAGTTCGCGCTGCTGCTGCGGGACACCGGCGCCGACGAGTGCGCCGCGCTGGCCCAGCGGCTGCTCGCCGGGATCGCCCGCCCGGTCCGGCTGGCCAGCCGTGACCTGCACCCGACGGCCAGCATCGGCATCGCCGTCGGCACCGAGCACCTGCTGCGCAACGCCGACCTGGCGATGTATGCCGCCAAGCGCAACGGCCGCAACGCTTACGCCGTGTACGACCCGGCGATGTACGCCACCGTGCTGCAGGAGGCCCAGCAGCGTACGGAGATGGAACAGGCGCTGCGGGAGCAGCAGTTCGTGCTGCACTACCAGCCCGTCGTGGACCTGACCACCGGCCGGGTGGCCGGGGTGGAGGCGCTGGTCCGCTGGCAGCACCCGGAGCACGGGCTGCTCAGCCCGGCACACTTCATCCAGCACGCCGAGAGCACCGGCCTGATCGTGCCGTTGGGCACCTGGGTGCTGCAGGAAGCCTGCCGGCAGCTGGCCCATTGGCAGCGCACCCTGCCGGCCACCGCCGGGCTGCGGATGAACGTCAACCTGTCGATCCGGCAGTTCCAGCACGCCGGGCTGGTCGACGACGTGGCCGTGGCGCTGCGCGACACCGGTATCGACCCCGCCGCCCTGACCCTGGAGATCACCGAGTCCATGCTGGTGGACGACATCGACGCGGCCCTGGACGTGCTGCGGGCGCTGCGGCGCCTCGGCGTGCGTCTGGCCATCGACGACTTCGGTACGGGCTACTCGTCGCTGAGCTATCTGCAGACGCTGCCCGTCGACACGATCAAGGTCGACCGCTCGTTCGTCGAGCACCTCGACAGCCGGGCCGACAGTGTCGCCCTCGTCGAGGCGATTGTGCACCTGGGCCGGGCGCTGGGGCTGCACACGGTTGCCGAGGGCATCGAGACCAGCGCGCAGCAGGCCGTGCTGACCCGGCTCGGCTGCGACTACGGCCAGGGCTACCTGTTCGGCAAGCCGGCCGAACCGGACGTCGTCGGCATGGTGATCAGCGACGCGGTCGCGGTGGCGGGCGCCCCGGCGCCGTCCCTCGACTGACGGGTGCATCCGCCGCGGTGCTAGCTTGTCGATCTTGACAACGACCGCTACGGAGGACGCATGGCGGACATCGACACGGCCCTGCTGCAGGCCATGACGATCGACGGCGCCATCGGTGCCGCGCTGGCCGACTATGACAGCGGGCTCACCCTCGGCGTGGCCGGCGGCGGCCCGGACCGCGACATGACGGTGGCCGCGGCCGGCAACACCGACGTCCTCCGGGCCGAGCTGCGCACGCTGGAGATGATCGGCTCGACCGACACCGTCGAGGACGTGCTGATCACCCTCGACACCGAGTACCACCTGCTGCGCCCGTTGCGCTCCACCCGCAGCGACGTCGCGTTCTTCCTCTACCTCGTGCTGGCCAAGAGCCGCGCCAACCTGGGCCTGGCCCGGGTCCAGCTGCGCCGCATCGAGGCAGACCTGCAGATCTAGCAACGCGGGGCCGCAGCATGGCGAGCACGCCCGCAGCGCCGCCTGCGCGGCCTCCGGCGTCCGGGCCGCCGGGCGCGCCGGGAGCAGCTCGACCGGGTCGGCACCAGGACAGGACGGCACTTGATCGGGCCGGTTACGGTCGGCGGCGATGGACGAGCGACGGGGAGCGCGCCGGCTGGCACTGCTGTGCCTGACGGTGTTCGCGCTGCTGCTCGCGCACCCGGCGGGCGCCCAGGCCATCGCCCACGGGGAAACCGTCGCCGACGGCGAGTACCCCTTCGCCGTCAAGCTGACCATGACCGCGATCCCGGAGACCGGCGGCGGCGTGCGCGACAGTTCCTGCTCCGGCGCGTTGATCTCACCCCGGTGGGTGCTCACGGCCGGGCACTGCTTCCGCGACGAGAACCGCCGGCGGGTTTCCCGTACGGTCGCCGCCCGCACCACCGCCACGGTCGCCCGCACCGACCTGACCAGCGACGCCGGTTCCGTTCGTACGGTGATCGGGGTGCGCCAGAGCAGCACCGCCGACATCGCCCTCGCCCAGCTCGACAAGCCGGTCACCGACGTGCCGCCGGTCCGCCTCAGCCGTAGCGCACCCGGCCGCGGTGAACGGGTGCGGCTGCTCGGCTACGGGCTGACCAGCGGCACCGCGACCCGCGAACCGGACCGTCTGCACACCGGCCAGTTCACCGTCACCTCGGTGGACGACACCACGCTGGGCCTGACCGGCACGGCCCCGCGCGCCGACACCAGCGCCTGCCCGCACGACTCGGGCGGCCCGTACTTCACCGAACGCGGCGGCACCCCGGTCGTCGTCGCCGTGGTGAGCAAGGGCCCGACCTGCCCGCACACCGGCCCCGACCTGGGCGGCCGGATCGACACCGCGGCCGGCTGGATCCAGTCGGTGATCGGCGCCGACGCCAAGCCGTCGCCCCGGGCCACGGGCAAGAAGCGCAAGCCGGCATCGAAGCCCGCGCCCTCCCGCGCCGCCGCGCCGCCTCCCGCGGAGCCCGGCCCGTCCTACCCGATGGTCGCGGCGGGCGTGGGCGCCTCCGCCACCGGCCTGGTGATCATCGCCGTGGCATTCCGCCGCCGCCCACGCCGCTCCCGCGGCGGCCACCGCCGCTGACTCAGCCGGCGGTGCGGCCCGGCAGGGTGGCGAGCGCGGCTGAGCGCTGCTCGACCAGGCCGGCGTACGTGCCGTCGCGTTCCGCCCAGCGGTGCATGAGCACGCCCCGCACCAGGATCTCGGGCGGCGTCGGGTTCTCCCGCAGCAGGTCCATCACCTCGTCGAGGAAGTCTTCCAGGTCCAGCGCGTGCGGGTTCGACGAGCCGATCCGGGTGGCGACCGCCGGCGGCACCAGTTCGGCCACCTCGACGCCGGTGCCCAGCAGTTGCGCGCGCAGGGCCTCCGAGTAGGCGTGCACAGCGGCCTTGGAGGCGCCGTAGCTGGCCATGAGCGGGAACGGCAGGAAGCCGATGCCGGAGCTCACCGGGATGATGGTGCCCGCGCCCCGGCTCAGCAGGTGCGGGGTGAACGCATCGATGGCCCGGATGGTGCCGAGCAGGTTGGTCTCGATGGTGCTGCCGGCCGTTGCGAAGTGCGCCGGGTCGCGCAGGTCCTCGGGAGCCCCGATGCCGGCCGAGATGATGATCGTGTCGAGGTCCGGGTGGTCTGCCAGCACGGTGTCGCGGGCGCGCAGCACCGAGTCCGGGTCGGTGACGTCGATCGGCACGTCGGCGTTGGTGCGGGCGCCGGTGACCACGGTGCTGCCGGCCGCCGCGAACCGCCGGGCGAGGCCCGCGCCGATGCCGCTGCTGGCGCCGATGACGAAGACGGTGCGATGGGTGATGTCCATGCTGCTCAGCCTGAGCGGGTGCGGCTCCCGGCGGAGAGACCCCGGTGATCCGGGGAGTGGCAGGGCCCCCTCTGGCGGCGGCGCGGCCGACTACCGTACGGGATGATGACCAGCGACGACGAGGCGAACCGGCTCGGGCGGTACCTGCGGGCCCGGCGCGAGCTGATCACGCCCGGGCAGGCGGGCATCCCGGCCGGGGCCAACCGGCGGGTGCGGGGGTTGCGCCGCGAGGAGGTGGCCCTGCTCGCCGGGATCAGCGCGGACTACTACCTGCGCCTCGAGCGGGGCCGGGACCGCAACCCGTCGCCGCAGGTGCTCGAGGCGCTGGCCCGGGTGCTGCGCCTGGACGACGTCGAGACGACCTACCTGCAGGGCCTGACCAGGACCAAGCCGCGGGTACGGCCGAAGCGGCGCGCCGAGCGGGTGCCGCCCCGGCTGCACCACCTGCTGGCCACGGTGGGCGTACCGGCGTTCGTGGAGGGCCGCTCGTTCGACGTGCTGGCCTCCAACGCGCTCGCCGTCGCGCTGTCGCCGCGGCTGCGCCCGGGGGAGAACAGGTTGCGCTCGCTGCTGCTCGACCCCGAGGAGCAGGCGTTCCACACCGACTGGGAAGCGGCCACCGCGGGCTTCGTCGCGGCGTTCCGCAGGGCTGTCGGCGATGACACGGACGACGCCCGGGTGATCGAGCTGGTCGGTGAGCTGTCGCTGGCCAGCGAGCGGTTCCGGCGGTTGTGGGCCCGGCACGACGTCCGGGAGCTGGCCGGCGGCTCGATCACGGTGAACCACCCGGTGGTGGGGGAGCTGCGGCTCAACCGCGACAAGCTGCCGGTCGGCGAGCTGATCCTGGTGGTGTACTACCCGGACGAGCACAGCGGGAGCGCCGAGAAGCTGCGGCTGCTGTCGGCGCTGGTGCCCGGCACCTGACGCACCCGGGGTCCGCCGCGGCGCCGCGCCGGGCGGCCAGACTTCCCGGCCGTGAGACGAGCTGCCCTGGTGGCGCTGCTGGCCGGCGTCCTGATCGTGCCGGGCGGCCGCCGTGGCCACCCACCGCCGCGGGAGGCGGCCGGCGCCGACCCCGCCGTGGCGGCCGTTGACTGCCTCCGCCAGCGGCGCGCGCTCAGCCCGTACCTGGTCGTGGTGATGCTGATCGCCCAGCGGGACCGGCCCGCGGTGCCGGGGCTGGCCGCGCAGATCCGCCGGGGTGTCGCCGGGCTGGACCGGGCCTACCATGCCGGCACCGGCGACGCCGGGCTGCTGACGGCCGCGTTCGCGCTGGCCGCCCGGGCCGAGATCGGCACCGACCCGGCCGCGGCGGAGGCGCACTATGCCGCAGCGGCCGACCTGGTCGAACGGGCCGCCCCGGGTGGCCGGGCGCTCGGGGCCACCGAGCTGGCCCGCACCGCCCGCGCGTTCGGCGATCCCCGGGCCGCGGACTGGCAGCGCCTGGCCGGCCCGGCCGACCTGCCGCGGGGCAGCCCGGTCGCGCCGCCGCACTGCGCGTTCGACCGGGCCACGGCGTTGTCACGAGACGCCGTGCACCAGCCGGTCGGCGAGCAGACCCTCGCGGCGGCCCTGCTCAGTCCACGTCGTTCGTGAGCATCTCGTACGCCGCCGGGTCGAGCTCCCGCGCACCCGCCGGAGCGGTCTGCGGCGGGGTGTCACCGTAGTGCGAGACCGTGATGGTCACCGGCGGCTCGGCTGCCTCGGTCGGGGCGTCGGACGGCACCGGGTCGGCCGACGCGGGCGCCTGCAAGGCCCCCGGGAGCGTGACGGTGATCGTGCTGAGCCGGCCCTTGTCGTCGATGGTGGCCCGGAACGGCAGCTGTTTGGCGCGCGGGCCGTAGAAGTAGAACGGGTCGTTGGTGAACAGGCCGAGCTGCGGGTCGACCTGGGTCGCGTCCAGCGTGCCGGTGATCGTGCGACCGTCGAGCTGGGCCGACACCACCGCCCCGGCCAGCCCGGCGGCACCGGTGACATCGGGGGCGGCGGCGTCCGGGGCGGCGGGCAGGTTCTCCATGCCGCTCTGGTCCTCGGCGTCGGCGGCCTGGTGCAGGCGCTTCTCGTCGGCGCGCACCCAGTGCTTGCCGTCGAGGGAGTCCATCACCTGCCGGGCCGTGCGCAGCTCCTGAGGGTCGGCCCCGGCGGCGTGCTTCTCGATGAGCTGACGCCAGGCGTCGTACGCCTCGCCGTGAATCTTGTAGCGGAGGTAGAAGGCCGATCCGGTGCGCAGCACCGAGGGGCCGTACTGCCGGCTGATCGACGAGCTGTCCGGCAGATGGACGGCACCCGCCGTGCCGTCGCTGCGGGTGAAGGTGTAATTGCCGGCCGTCAGCCCGCTCAGGGACGCGGCCAGGGCCGGGCGGCCGTCGGCGGGCTCGCCGCCGGCGCCGGTGTTGGCGCATCCGGCCGCGAGCAACGGCAGCAGCGTCAGAGCAGCGAGAGGCTTCACCGGCACACCCTACGATCTCGGGTCGAGCGACACGAACCGGTATCCGCGGGCCTTCAGCGCGGGGATCACCGTGGACAGTGCGGTGTAGGTCTGCGACCGGTCGCCCCCGCCGTCGTGGCACAGCAGGATCTGCCCGGGCCGGGCCTTGAGCAGCCGCCGGGAGATCGCGGCGACGCCGGGCCGCGACCAGTCCCGCGGGTCGTCGCTCCAGTCCAGCGGGATGAGCCGGTGCTGGGCGGCGTTGCGCAGCAACGCCGGTGACCAGTCGCCGCCGGGGGAGCGGAACAGCGTCGGTGCCTCCCCGGTGGTGTCGTGGATCTTCTCCTGTGCCCGGGTGAGCTCCTTGGCGACGGTGTGCGCGTTCTTCTTCCCCAGGTGGGTGGGGTGGCTCCAGGTGTGGTTGGCCAGCCGGTGCCCGTCGCGGACCACCGCCCGCGCCACCGTCTCGTGCCCGAGCACCTGGTTGCCGATCATGCAGAACGTCGCGGGCACATGATGCTTGGCCAGCAGCCGCAGGATCTTGGGCGTCCACACCGGATGCGGCCCGTCGTCGATGGTCAGCGCGACCGCGTCGCTGGGGAACGCGCTGCCGCCGACCGCGCGCCGGTAGTCGGCCAGCGTGAACACCGGGTGCGCCAGCGGCTTGAGCGCCGCCGGTTTCGCCGCGGGGTGCGAGGGCGGCGCGGACGGCCGGGGCGTCGCCGTGGCGACCGGCCGGCCGGGCCGTGCCGATCCCGTGGACGTCGAGCCGGCCAGGGCGAGTACGCCGGCGACGGTTCCGGCACCCAGCAGGTGCCGCCGGGACACAGTGATCATGAGACCGAAACATAGCAACACGACACAAACTCATGAGTCGCGGTAGGCGGCCACGGTGGCCGCCGCGATCATCGCGCCCGCCCACACCGCCGGTGCCACCAGCGAACCGTCCCAGGCCCCGGTGTCCGGCAACAGCGCGCCCAGCGTCGCCGACCGCCCCCGCAGCACCGGCGCGGCGACGAAGTAGACACCCAGCAGCACGCTCGCCGCCGGCCCGGTCTGCCGTACGAGACTGCCCACCGCAGCAGCCAGCAGGGTGCTCAGCGTGAGGTAGCCGGCGGCGGGCAGCAACGGCCATCCGGTCAGCGCGGCAGCGACCACGGCGACCGGGACCGTGGTGCTGATGGACGTGCGGATGCCCCGGCTCGACGGACTGGCGGCAACCCGGCGCATCTGCGCCGACCCGGCCCTGGCCGGCACCCGGGTGCTGGTGCTGAGCATGTTCGCGCTGGACGAGTACGTGTACGAGGCGCTGCACGCGGGCGCGTCCGGCTTCCTGCTCAAGGATGCCCGTCCCGAGGAACTCGCCGACGCGGTCCGGTGCACCCGCGACGGCGAGTCGCTGTTCGCGCCGGCGATCCTGACCCGGCTGGTCGCGCACTTCATCGCCGCGCCCCGGCCCGGGCGGGTGGCCCCGGTGCTGCGCCGGCTGACCGCCCGCGAGGTCGACGTGCTGACCCTGATCGGCACCGGGCTGTCCGACGACGAGATCGCGACCGCCCTGGTGATCGCGGTCAAGACGGTCAAGTCGCACATCACCCACCTGCTGGCCAAGCTGGCCGTCCGCGACCGTGCCCAGCTGGTGATCGCCGCCTACGACGCCGGCCTGGTGCGCCCGCGCGACTGACCGGTGGCGGCCCCGATCAGGCGGGCTGGGCCGGCACGCCGGGGCTGACCAGGGCGGCCACCGACACCGTGGTGCCGCCGGGGCCGGAGGTCACCGACAGCACCCGGGTGGTGCGCTCGACCAGCCACAGACCCATGCCGCCGGATTCGGTGAGCTGTGGCCGTACCGTGCGGCCGAAGAAGCGGGCGGGGTCGAAGCCGGTGCCCTCGTCGCGGACCTCGCAGGTCAGCTCGGCGCCGCAGCGCAGCGTGAGATGTGCCGTCGTGCTGCCGTGCCGCACCGCGTTCGTGGTCAGCTCGTTGATCGCCATCACCCAGTCGGTGAGCTCATCACCGGCCAGGCCGAACCCGGCCGACAACGCCCGCACCCGGCGGCGCACATCGTCGATCTGCGCCAGTGTGAACGTCACGGCCAGCAGGACGGCGGGGTCCGGATGGCCATCGGGCGGTATCGCCATTGATCATGGTCTCCGTCGTCGAGAGTGGCCCCCATCGTCTCAGACGCTGCCCGCGCCCGCTCGCCCGGGACCGTCCTGTGGTGGCCCGCACGCCTCCGGCGGTAAGCCGCCTGATTGCTGCCGTCGAGCCGGGTGCCGCCGCATTCCGGCCGCCGGTCCCGGACGTTCTGGCGATGTCCGTCAACCGGCGGGTTGATATCACCGGCGTCCATTCTGG includes:
- a CDS encoding helix-turn-helix domain-containing protein gives rise to the protein MTSDDEANRLGRYLRARRELITPGQAGIPAGANRRVRGLRREEVALLAGISADYYLRLERGRDRNPSPQVLEALARVLRLDDVETTYLQGLTRTKPRVRPKRRAERVPPRLHHLLATVGVPAFVEGRSFDVLASNALAVALSPRLRPGENRLRSLLLDPEEQAFHTDWEAATAGFVAAFRRAVGDDTDDARVIELVGELSLASERFRRLWARHDVRELAGGSITVNHPVVGELRLNRDKLPVGELILVVYYPDEHSGSAEKLRLLSALVPGT
- a CDS encoding polysaccharide deacetylase family protein, whose protein sequence is MITVSRRHLLGAGTVAGVLALAGSTSTGSARPGRPVATATPRPSAPPSHPAAKPAALKPLAHPVFTLADYRRAVGGSAFPSDAVALTIDDGPHPVWTPKILRLLAKHHVPATFCMIGNQVLGHETVARAVVRDGHRLANHTWSHPTHLGKKNAHTVAKELTRAQEKIHDTTGEAPTLFRSPGGDWSPALLRNAAQHRLIPLDWSDDPRDWSRPGVAAISRRLLKARPGQILLCHDGGGDRSQTYTALSTVIPALKARGYRFVSLDPRS
- a CDS encoding response regulator transcription factor; translation: MDVRMPRLDGLAATRRICADPALAGTRVLVLSMFALDEYVYEALHAGASGFLLKDARPEELADAVRCTRDGESLFAPAILTRLVAHFIAAPRPGRVAPVLRRLTAREVDVLTLIGTGLSDDEIATALVIAVKTVKSHITHLLAKLAVRDRAQLVIAAYDAGLVRPRD
- a CDS encoding ATP-binding protein — its product is MAIPPDGHPDPAVLLAVTFTLAQIDDVRRRVRALSAGFGLAGDELTDWVMAINELTTNAVRHGSTTAHLTLRCGAELTCEVRDEGTGFDPARFFGRTVRPQLTESGGMGLWLVERTTRVLSVTSGPGGTTVSVAALVSPGVPAQPA